From Lepus europaeus isolate LE1 chromosome 3, mLepTim1.pri, whole genome shotgun sequence, a single genomic window includes:
- the VWA7 gene encoding von Willebrand factor A domain-containing protein 7: MLPGKAPLSHLGPSGLLLLQLLLSPTAAFFPNIWSLLAAPGSFTHQDLTEEAALNVTLQLFLEQPPPGRPPVRLEDFLGRTLLADDLFAAYFGPGAPSRRFRAALGEVARANAAQDFLPTSRNDPDLHFDAERLGQGRTRLVGALRETLAAARALDYALARQRLGAALHALQDFYSHSNWVELGEQQPHPHLLWPWRELQSLAQVGDPTCSDCEELSCPGNLLGATHLTSGYFGTDPPKPPGKCSHGGHFDQSSSQPPRGGINKDSTSPGFSPHHTLHAQAAQLALLASIQAFSLLRSRLGDSGFSRLLDITPASGLSFVLDTTGSMGEEINAAKIQARHIAERRRGSPMEPAHYILVPFHDPGFGPVFTTSDPDSFWKQLNEIHALGGGDEPEMCLSALELALLHTPPLSDIFVFTDASPKDAFLTNRVESLTRERRCRVTFLVTEDPARVQGRARREVLSPLRFEPYEAVALASGGEVIFTKDQHIQDVAAIVEESTAALVTLPLEPPAVVPGRPLVFSVDGLLRKVTVRIHGEVSSFRIRNPEGVFQSQEEGTGPLGHTRRFGQFWIVTVNDPPRTGAWEIQVTAEGTPPRVRVQAQTSLDFLFHFGIPVEDGPHPGLYPLTQPVAGLQTQLLVEVTGLGSSSNAEGARPHFSHALLRGVPEGTELGSVRLEPVGPPQRGLLAAALPPTLASAAGAFSLELVGQDGGGQGLRRAAPQPCTVAPVLLELSGPPDLLAPGSRAPLSLRVASFSGPQDLDLRTSVYPSFALTSNLSRARLGVNESAWGRLWLQIPDSAPPDSVVTVTAAAVRRDGGPGSPTHAFLRLLVQARAPQDQLAAGAHSADAIRPTATPSFHPSPWGVQGSTGGGIADNPWWGTIGGLLLLLGVVSW, from the exons ATGCTCCCCGGAAAGGCGCCCCTGTCCCACCTGGGCCCctcggggctgctgctgctgcagctgctgctgtcccCCACGGCTGCCTTCTTCCCCAACATCTGGAGCCTCCTGGCCGCGCCCGGCTCATTCACCCACCAGGACCTGACCGAGGAGGCTGCGCTCAACGTCACCCTACAGCTCTTCCTGGAGCAGCCGCCCCCGGGCAGGCCTCCCGTTCGTCTTGAGGATTTCCTG GGCCGAACCCTCCTCGCCGATGACCTTTTTGCTGCCTACTTTGGACCTGGGGCTCCTTCCCGGCGGTTCCGAGCAGCCTTAGGCGAGGTGGCTCGTGCCAACGCAGCCCAGGACTTCCTGCCAACTTCCAGGAACGACCCTGACCTGCACTTTGATGccgagaggctgggccagggacgCACTCGCCTTGTGGGAGCTCTGCGGGAGACCCTGGCGGCAGCCAGAGCCCTGGACTATGCCCTGGCTCGCCAGCGCCTTGGGGCCGCGCTCCACGCCCTGCAG GATTTCTACAGTCACAGCAACTGGGTGGAACTGGGGGAGCAGCagccacaccctcacctcctctggcCGTGGCGGGAGCTGCAGAGCCTGGCCCAAG TGGGTGATCCTACGTGCTCTGACTGCGAGGAGCTGAGCTGTCCTGGGAACTTGCTGGGCGCCACACACCTCACCTCCGGCTACTTTGGAACTGATCCCCCCAAACCTCCAG GCAAGTGTAGCCACGGAGGCCACTTCGACCAGAGCAGCTCACAGCCCCCCCGGGGAGGCATCAACAAAGACAGCACGTCGCCGGGCTTCTCCCCGCACCACACGCTGCACGCGCAGGCAGCACAGCTGGCCCTTCTCGCCTCCATCCAGGCCTTCAGCCTCCTGCGCAGCCGCCTGGGAGACAGCGGTTTCTCCAG GCTGCTGGACATCACCCCAGCCTCCGGCCTGAGCTTTGTGCTGGACACCACAGGCAGCATGGGTGAAGAGATCAACGCCGCCAAGATCCAGGCTCGCCACATCGCCGAGCGGCGGCGGGGGAGCCCCATGGAGCCGGCACACTACATACTAGTGCCTTTCCACGACCCAG GGTTCGGCCCAGTCTTTACAACCAGTGATCCTGACAGTTTCTGGAAACAGCTCAATGAGATCCACGCTTTAGGGGGTGGAGACGAGCCTGAGATGTGCCTGTCCGCGCTGGAG ctGGCCCTGCTGCACACGCCTCCACTCTCGGACATCTTCGTCTTCACGGACGCCTCCCCCAAGGACGCCTTTCTCACCAACCGGGTGGAGTCGCTGACCCGCGAGCGGCGCTGCAGG GTGACGTTCCTGGTGACCGAAGACCCGGCGCGGGTGCAGGGTCGAGCTCGCCGTGAGGTCCTGTCCCCTCTGCGCTTTGAGCCCTATGAAGCAGTGGCCCTGGCTTCAGGCGGAGAGGTGATCTTCACCAAGGACCAGCACATTCAGGACGTGGCGGCCATTGTTGAGGAGAGCACAGCGGCGCTG GTGACTCTTCCACTGGAACCGCCTGCTGTGGTGCCTGGGAGGCCACTTGTGTTCAGTGTAGACGGGCTGCTCCGGAAAGTCACGGTCAGGATCCATGGGGAGGTCAGCAGCTTCCGGATCAGGAACCCTGAAG GGGTCTTCCAGAGCCAGGAGGAAGGCACGGGCCCTCTAGGTCACACGCGCCGTTTTGGCCAGTTCTGGATAGTGACCGTGAATGACCCCCCACGGACAGGGGCCTGGGAGATCCAGGTCACGGCTGAGGGCACGCCGCCCCGGGTGCGAGTGCAAG CCCAGACTTCCCTGGACTTCCTCTTCCACTTTGGGATCCCCGTAGAGGACgggccccaccctggcctctACCCGCTTACCCAGCCGGTGGCAG GCCTGCAGACTCAGCTGCTGGTAGAAGTGACGGGGCTGGGCTCCAGCAGCAATGCTGAGGGCGCTCGGCCACATTTCTCCCACGCGCTCCTTCGAGGGGTCCCCGAGGGCACGGAGCTGGGCAGCGTGCGCTTGGAGCCCGTGGGACCCCCACAGCGAGGGCTCCTGGCGGCCGCACTGCCGCCCACGCTGGCGTCCGCCGCCGGAGCCTTCTCTCTGGAGCTGGTGGGCCAGGACGGAGGGGGCCAGGGCCTGCGCAGggctgccccccagccctgcactgtgGCGCCGGTCCTTTTGGAG CTCAGTGGGCCCCCCGACCTCTTGGCTCCGGGTAGCAGAGCACCGCTCAGCCTCCGCGTCGCCAGCTTCTCGGGCCCTCAGGATCTAGATCTCAGGACATCTGTCTACCCCAGCTTCGCCCTCACCTCCAATCTCTCCAG GGCTCGGCTGGGAGTGAACGAGTCTGCCTGGGGACGCCTGTGGCTGCAGATCCCAGACTCGGCACCCCCAGACTCCGTGGTGACCGTAACTGCGGCTGCAGTGAGAAGAGATGGCGGCCCAGGGTCCCCGACCCACGCCTTCCTCAGGCTCCTGGTGCAGGCCAGGGCCCCGCAG GACCAGCTCGCTGCCGGGGCCCATTCGGCTGACGCTATCCGCCCCACGGCCACCCCTAGCTTTCAT